A single region of the Epinephelus moara isolate mb chromosome 12, YSFRI_EMoa_1.0, whole genome shotgun sequence genome encodes:
- the gja13.1 gene encoding connexin 32.3, whose amino-acid sequence MGDWGVLSKLLDKVQSHSTVIGKIWMSVLFLFRIMVLGAGAESVWGDEQSGFVCNTQQPGCENVCYDWTFPISHIRFWVLQIIFVSTPTLVYLGHALHVIHNEKKLREQLKSPGGTRLVKMPKYTDEKGKVKIKGNLLGSYLTQLVFKIIIEAAFIVGQYYLYGFVMVPMFPCSRTPCPFTVECYMSRPTEKTIFIIFMLVVACVSLFLNVIEVFYLICTRVRCGSKSRTHKVTSAENPASLSGPRWPTTEETLKQNKMNMELESSQSIGGSLDGAKEEKRLLSGH is encoded by the coding sequence ATGGGAGACTGGGGAGTTCTGTCAAAATTGCTGGACAAGGTCCAGTCCCACTCCACAGTCATTGGGAAGATCTGGATGAGCGTCCTCTTCCTGTTCAGGATCATGGTCCTGGGTGCAGGTGCTGAGAGTGTCTGGGGCGACGAGCAGTCGGGTTTCGTCTGCAACACTCAACAACCTGGTTGCGAGAACGTCTGCTACGATTGGACCTTCCCCATCTCGCACATTCGCTTCTGGGTCCTCCAGATCATCTTTGTGTCCACGCCAACGCTGGTCTACCTGGGCCACGCTTTGCACGTCATTCACAATGAGAAAAAGCTGAGGGAGCAGCTGAAAAGCCCCGGCGGGACCCGGCTGGTCAAGATGCCCAAATACACAGATGAAAAGGGAAAGGTGAAGATCAAGGGGAACCTGCTGGGGAGCTACCTGACCCAGCTCGTGTTCAAGATCATCATCGAGGCCGCCTTTATAGTGGGTCAGTACTACCTGTACGGCTTCGTCATGGTCCCCATGTTCCCCTGCTCCAGGACCCCCTGTCCCTTCACTGTGGAGTGCTACATGTCCCGACCCACAGAGAAGaccatcttcatcatcttcatgcTGGTGGTGGCCTGCGTCTCCCTGTTTCTCAATGTCATTGAGGTATTCTACCTTATTTGTACCAGGGTGAGATGTGGGTCCAAGTCTCGCACTCACAAGGTCACTTCAGCTGAAAACCCTGCCAGCCTGTCGGGTCCAAGGTGGCCGACTACAGAGGAAACACTCAAGCAGAACAAGATGAACATGGAGCTAGAGAGCAGCCAGAGTATCGGTGGAAGCCTGGATGGAGCCAAAGAGGAGAAACGACTACTGAGTGGTCATTAA
- the LOC126398510 gene encoding gap junction Cx32.2 protein-like has protein sequence MGEWGFLSSLLDKVQSHSTVIGKVWLSVLFIFRIMILGAGAEKVWGDEQSNMVCNTKQPGCKNVCYDHAFPISHIRFWVLQIILVSTPTLIYLGHVLHIIHKENKLREYRKTHSGDIVKLPKYSDETGHVEIKGNLLGNYMISIFFRILLEIGFIVGQYYLYGFVMDPRIVCSRAPCPFTVECFMSRPTEKTIFIIFMLVVSCISLVLNVAEIFYLACSRSSRRRSKTVPSTALAIHPRLNGDSLMKSEKLGLHDASHSTA, from the exons ATGGGAGAGTGGGGTTTTCTGTCCTCCTTACTGGACAAGGTCCAGTCCCACTCCACTGTCATTGGGAAGGTCTGGCTCAGTGTGCTTTTTATCTTCAGGATCATGATCCTTGGAGCTGGAGCAGAGAAG GTGTGGGGGGATGAACAGTCGAATATGGTTTGTAACACCAAACAGCCTGGTTGCAAGAACGTCTGCTACGACCATGCCTTCCCTATCTCACACATCCGATTCTGGGTCCTCCAGATTATCCTTGTGTCAACACCGACCCTTATCTACCTCGGTCATGTCCTCCACATCATCCACAAAGAAAATAAGTTAAGGGAATACAGGAAGACCCACTCGGGTGACATTGTCAAACTTCCCAAGTACTCTGACGAAACAGGCCATGTTGAGATAAAAGGCAACCTGCTGGGAAACTACATGATCTCCATATTCTTCAGAATCCTCCTGGAGATAGGATTCATTGTGGGGCAGTATTACCTGTATGGCTTTGTCATGGACCCAAGAATCGTCTGCTCCCGAGCCCCCTGCCCCTTCACTGTAGAGTGTTTCATGTCTCGACCCACAGAGAAGaccatcttcatcatcttcatgcTTGTcgtgtcctgcatctctcttgTACTCAACGTGGCAGAGATCTTCTACCTGGCTTGTTCTCGCTCATCCAGACGGAGGTCTAAAACTGTGCCGTCCACTGCTCTTGCCATTCACCCACGTTTGAACGGTGACAGTCTGATGAAAAGTGAGAAGCTAGGCCTCCATGATGCCAGTCACAGCACAGCCTGA
- the gja11 gene encoding gap junction protein, alpha 11, whose protein sequence is MGEWDLLGRLLDKVQSHSTVIGKVWLTVLFVFRILVLHAGAEKVWGDEQSDFVCNTQQPGCENVCYDLAFPISHVRFWVLQIIAVATPKLLYLGHVLHVIHIEKKMKERMKKQAELDDQASLFLRRAYKVPKYTKSTGKISIRGQLLRSYVLHLVVKIILEVVFIVGQYFLYGFTLQTRYVCTRFPCPHKVDCFLSRPTEKSIIIWFMLVAAFVSLVLSLVELFYLCVKAVKECMARRQDYTVTPVTPPPLERKAFKSRDEMLQNCVNLELELQGRKLGVNGVTDTAKNVSPESNSMGAEIRI, encoded by the exons ATGGGCGAATGGGATCTGCTGGGCCGCTTGCTGGATAAAGTACAGAGCCACTCCACGGTGATCGGCAAGGTCTGGCTCACAGTGCTGTTTGTCTTCCGCATCCTCGTCCTGCACGCTGGCGCTGAGAAG GTTTGGGGCGATGAGCAGTCTGACTTTGTCTGCAACACTCAACAGCCCGGTTGTGAGAACGTCTGCTATGACCTCGCCTTCCCCATTTCTCATGTGCGCTTTTGGGTCCTTCAGATTATTGCTGTGGCAACCCCAAAGCTGCTATACCTTGGCCATGTCCTCCATGTGATCCACATTGAGAAGAAG AtgaaggagaggatgaagaAACAGGCTGAGTTGGATGACCAGGCCAGCCTCTTCCTGAGGAGGGCCTACAAAGTCCCCAAGTACACAAAGAGCACTGGCAAGATCAGCATCCGAGGCCAACTCCTCCGCAGTTATGTCCTCCATCTTGTGGTGAAGATTATCCTGGAGGTTGTGTTCATTGTGGGTCAGTACTTTCTTTACGGCTTCACCCTCCAGACCCGCTACGTCTGCACCCGCTTCCCTTGCCCTCACAAGGTGGACTGCTTCCTGTCCAGGCCTACAGAGAAGTCGATCATCATTTGGTTCATGCTGGTGGCGGCGTTTGTCTCCCTCGTCCTCAGCCTGGTTGAGCTGTTCTACCTGTGCGTGAAAGCTGTGAAGGAGTGCATGGCGAGGAGGCAGGATTACACCGTGACCCCGGTGACGCCTCCACCTTTGGAAAGGAAAGCTTTTAAAAGCCGCGATGAGATGCTCCAGAATTGTGTCAACCTGGAGCTGGAGCTCCAAGGACGAAAGTTGGGGGTGAACGGGGTCACTGACACTGCTAAGAATGTATCACCTGAAAGCAACAGCATGGGGGCAGAGATCCGCATCTGA